A single region of the Massilia sp. erpn genome encodes:
- a CDS encoding helix-turn-helix domain-containing protein: MTSFLSALLIHSDAQRITASHSHARGQLFGAQRGLLTVGAGDSLWVVPATHAVWVPPHCPHSLHSHGAFAGWSVYVDDAACAGLPPQPCVMQASGLLREAVLRAAQWEGGKFDAARQRVAGVILDEVASLPRAALVLPMPADARLRRIAQAIAADLADKRRMEDWAAWAGIAPRTLARRFLSETGFSFADWRQRARLMRALEMLAAERSVTAIALDLGYDNVSAFIAMFKRSFGVTPSRYFSEKE, translated from the coding sequence ATGACTTCTTTTCTCAGCGCACTCCTCATCCATAGTGATGCGCAGCGCATCACCGCCTCGCACAGCCACGCGCGCGGCCAATTGTTCGGCGCCCAGCGCGGCCTGCTGACGGTGGGCGCGGGCGACAGCCTGTGGGTGGTGCCCGCCACGCATGCCGTCTGGGTGCCGCCGCATTGCCCGCATTCCCTGCATTCGCACGGCGCTTTCGCCGGCTGGAGCGTGTATGTCGATGACGCGGCCTGCGCCGGCCTGCCGCCCCAGCCCTGCGTGATGCAGGCTTCCGGCCTGCTGCGCGAGGCAGTGCTGCGCGCGGCGCAATGGGAGGGGGGGAAGTTCGATGCGGCGCGCCAGCGTGTGGCGGGCGTGATCCTGGACGAAGTGGCCAGCCTGCCGCGCGCCGCGCTGGTGCTGCCCATGCCCGCCGATGCGCGCCTGCGCCGCATTGCCCAGGCCATTGCCGCCGACCTGGCCGACAAGCGCCGCATGGAAGACTGGGCCGCCTGGGCCGGCATTGCGCCGCGCACCCTGGCGCGCCGCTTCCTGTCCGAAACGGGATTCAGCTTCGCCGACTGGCGTCAGCGCGCGCGGCTGATGCGGGCGCTGGAAATGCTGGCGGCGGAACGCTCCGTCACCGCCATCGCGCTCGATCTGGGTTACGACAATGTGAGTGCCTTCATCGCCATGTTCAAGCGCAGCTTCGGCGTCACGCCCAGCCGCTATTTCAGCGAGAAGGAATAA
- a CDS encoding nuclear transport factor 2 family protein: MPTKTWMQNALNEVLQPQATTQTYEKYFDPDYVQIVDGKTLDYAEATHHFGIVRDKMKSLRITIKDFVADGDAIAESHIVDGETREGEIVQFEVIAITRLRDGRIWRLNELTRQIKGGEHSRDLGSRT, from the coding sequence ATGCCGACCAAAACCTGGATGCAAAACGCGCTGAATGAAGTCCTGCAGCCGCAGGCCACTACCCAGACCTACGAAAAATACTTCGACCCGGATTATGTGCAGATAGTGGACGGCAAAACCCTGGACTATGCCGAAGCCACCCACCACTTCGGCATCGTGCGCGACAAGATGAAATCGCTGCGCATCACGATCAAGGACTTTGTGGCCGATGGCGACGCCATCGCCGAAAGCCATATCGTCGATGGCGAAACCAGGGAAGGCGAGATCGTGCAGTTCGAGGTCATCGCCATCACCCGCCTGAGAGATGGCCGCATCTGGCGCCTGAACGAGCTGACGCGCCAGATCAAGGGAGGAGAGCATAGCCGCGACCTCGGCTCGCGCACCTGA
- a CDS encoding bifunctional 2-polyprenyl-6-hydroxyphenol methylase/3-demethylubiquinol 3-O-methyltransferase UbiG produces MTADQLYHDPALAQFYDAENEWTEGLEYCRRLAASCASVLDLGCGTGLFAATLAQEGRCAVTGADPAAAMLDISRTRSGGHLVRWLQADARTLRLDERFDLIVLTGHAFQVFLTREDQAAVLRTIANHLRPNGRFIFDSRNPLVEEWKEWTPEQSQRTLTHPRLGAIEAWNDVSRDAASGVVSYDSYYRVQASGRLYSARSPIAFPPEGQLAELLEEAGLIATSWLGDWDERPCTADAPEIIVAGTLQGVLPPAASTEG; encoded by the coding sequence ATGACCGCCGACCAGCTCTATCACGATCCCGCACTCGCCCAGTTCTACGATGCGGAAAACGAATGGACCGAGGGGCTGGAATACTGCCGGCGCCTGGCGGCGTCCTGCGCCTCGGTGCTGGACCTGGGCTGCGGCACCGGCCTGTTTGCTGCCACGCTGGCGCAGGAAGGCCGCTGCGCCGTGACCGGCGCCGATCCCGCCGCCGCCATGCTGGATATCTCCAGGACGCGCAGCGGTGGCCATCTGGTGCGCTGGCTGCAGGCCGATGCCCGCACGCTGCGGCTCGACGAACGCTTCGACCTGATCGTGCTGACGGGTCACGCCTTTCAGGTTTTCCTGACGCGCGAGGACCAAGCGGCCGTGCTGCGCACTATCGCCAACCATTTGCGGCCCAACGGGCGCTTCATCTTCGACAGCAGAAATCCGCTGGTGGAGGAATGGAAGGAGTGGACGCCGGAACAATCGCAAAGAACGCTGACGCATCCTCGGCTGGGCGCAATCGAAGCATGGAACGATGTGTCGCGCGACGCGGCGAGCGGTGTAGTCAGCTACGACAGCTACTACCGCGTGCAGGCCAGCGGTCGCCTATATTCGGCACGCTCGCCGATTGCCTTTCCCCCTGAGGGCCAATTGGCCGAACTACTGGAAGAAGCAGGCCTGATCGCCACCTCATGGCTGGGCGACTGGGACGAGCGCCCGTGCACCGCCGATGCGCCCGAGATCATCGTGGCGGGAACGCTGCAGGGCGTCCTCCCTCCCGCGGCGTCCACTGAAGGATGA
- a CDS encoding DMT family transporter translates to MGRLNSSQQLLSGGDISSVKSGWVSVLSAAALWGTTGLVFQSLGTAGGADAVSISFLRLALSVPFLLLMARLHAGTWLAPLTPKGLLVLLALGISMAFYQLTYVLAIERVGVAISVLISICGAPIFVALISVLWLRERLHVRTLVALAAAIGGTILLVGLPTDLNPDTYRFWVGVAIAVACALLQAFYVLAARAAGSVCSAAHAGGIGFAIGALLLLPFWPEQGLHLSYSWSGWAMLLYVAAIPTALAQTLFLNGLKGTGAIGGAIASLLEPLVATVLAVLVLHEQMSWYGVLGALILLSGIVILQWTPREGGRPAAFPPR, encoded by the coding sequence ATGGGACGCTTGAATTCAAGTCAGCAGTTGCTGTCTGGCGGTGACATCAGTTCTGTGAAGAGCGGCTGGGTGTCGGTGCTGAGCGCTGCCGCCCTGTGGGGCACCACGGGCCTCGTCTTCCAGTCGTTGGGGACGGCCGGCGGCGCGGATGCGGTGTCGATCAGCTTTCTGCGGCTGGCATTGTCCGTGCCGTTTCTCTTGCTGATGGCGCGCCTGCATGCGGGAACCTGGCTGGCGCCGCTGACGCCGAAAGGGCTGCTGGTCCTGCTGGCGCTGGGGATCAGCATGGCCTTCTACCAGCTGACATATGTGCTGGCGATCGAGCGCGTCGGCGTTGCCATTTCGGTGTTGATCAGCATTTGCGGCGCGCCCATTTTTGTGGCGCTGATTTCGGTGCTGTGGTTGCGGGAACGCCTCCATGTCCGCACGCTGGTGGCGCTGGCCGCCGCCATCGGCGGCACGATACTGCTGGTTGGGCTGCCCACGGACTTGAATCCGGATACCTATCGCTTCTGGGTTGGCGTGGCAATCGCTGTCGCCTGCGCCTTGCTGCAGGCCTTCTATGTGCTGGCCGCTCGCGCCGCCGGCAGCGTTTGCAGTGCCGCGCATGCGGGGGGAATTGGCTTTGCGATTGGCGCGCTGCTGCTCTTGCCGTTCTGGCCGGAGCAGGGGTTGCATCTCAGCTATTCCTGGTCGGGCTGGGCGATGCTGCTGTATGTGGCGGCGATTCCCACGGCCCTTGCGCAGACGCTTTTCCTGAATGGATTGAAAGGCACGGGCGCCATCGGCGGCGCTATCGCCAGCTTGCTGGAACCCCTGGTCGCCACCGTCCTTGCCGTGCTCGTCCTGCATGAGCAGATGAGCTGGTACGGCGTGCTCGGTGCGCTGATCCTGCTCAGCGGCATCGTCATCCTTCAGTGGACGCCGCGGGAGGGAGGACGCCCTGCAGCGTTCCCGCCACGATGA
- a CDS encoding TetR/AcrR family transcriptional regulator, with amino-acid sequence MVMTRQFDEEILLSRVLDVFWAQGWQATSMSDLASAASVQRGSLYHAYGDKERLFLLAFDRYAEQVLAESRTALDAPTARAALQRFFEVSIACMTAGTPQRGCFTTKTAMESGQIGTEVYGRVCTLMQDMEAALAEALARDTVRQSLVLPPDEAAKLILAFTRGLAVMERLKHGPEQLQALSQSMIALVATAG; translated from the coding sequence ATGGTGATGACCAGGCAGTTTGATGAGGAAATTCTGCTGAGCAGAGTGCTGGACGTGTTCTGGGCCCAAGGCTGGCAGGCCACCTCGATGAGCGATCTGGCCAGTGCCGCCAGCGTGCAGCGCGGCTCCCTCTACCACGCATACGGCGACAAGGAGCGCCTGTTTCTGCTCGCCTTCGACCGCTATGCAGAACAGGTATTGGCGGAATCACGGACCGCCCTGGATGCGCCGACGGCCCGGGCCGCCCTGCAGCGCTTCTTCGAGGTTTCGATCGCCTGCATGACCGCGGGGACGCCGCAACGCGGCTGCTTCACGACCAAAACGGCCATGGAAAGCGGGCAGATCGGGACGGAGGTATATGGCCGGGTATGTACCCTGATGCAGGACATGGAAGCAGCGCTGGCCGAGGCGCTCGCCCGCGATACGGTGCGCCAGTCGCTCGTCCTGCCTCCAGACGAGGCGGCAAAGCTCATCCTGGCCTTCACCCGCGGGCTGGCCGTGATGGAGCGGCTGAAGCATGGCCCCGAACAGTTGCAGGCTTTGAGCCAGAGCATGATCGCCCTGGTTGCCACTGCCGGCTGA
- a CDS encoding DNA methyltransferase — MNSQTQLALVADDVIEAAPGTKSKRVQGGIATSNVVMSAFVSGNAEVFPQILDLHVPDGARIADVTFGTGVFWKNVDLSRYELIATDLADGVDARALPYGDESLDAWVFDPPYMEGLLRNNVEHKAGGGSHAAFREYYSNGNEKSQEDAPKWHAAVSDLYYRAGHEAARVLKPKGIAIVKCQDEVSANRQWLTHVEIINYYEQLGFYSKDLFVVVRQNKAAIARLKKQVHARKNHSYFLVFVKMPKGKKLSQMRTTAAVKKSAPVLAEPMPEDKDS, encoded by the coding sequence ATGAATTCACAAACCCAACTTGCGCTAGTCGCAGACGATGTGATCGAGGCAGCTCCCGGCACAAAATCTAAACGCGTCCAAGGCGGCATCGCCACTTCCAATGTGGTTATGTCAGCGTTCGTCTCTGGTAACGCCGAAGTCTTTCCACAAATTCTTGACCTACACGTCCCGGATGGTGCGCGCATTGCCGATGTAACATTCGGCACAGGTGTGTTTTGGAAGAACGTGGACCTTAGTCGATATGAGTTGATTGCCACCGACCTCGCCGACGGCGTTGATGCACGCGCGCTGCCATACGGGGACGAGAGCCTGGACGCTTGGGTTTTCGATCCGCCCTACATGGAAGGTCTGCTCCGCAACAACGTCGAGCACAAAGCTGGTGGCGGTAGCCACGCTGCGTTCCGCGAGTATTACAGCAACGGTAACGAGAAAAGCCAAGAAGATGCGCCAAAGTGGCACGCTGCGGTTTCGGACCTGTATTACAGAGCTGGCCATGAGGCTGCACGCGTGCTAAAGCCCAAAGGCATTGCAATCGTAAAGTGCCAGGACGAAGTCTCAGCAAATCGGCAGTGGCTGACGCATGTTGAAATTATCAACTACTACGAGCAGCTAGGCTTTTACTCTAAAGACCTATTCGTAGTTGTGCGACAAAACAAGGCTGCCATTGCTCGCCTAAAGAAGCAGGTGCATGCCAGAAAAAACCACAGCTATTTCTTGGTATTCGTCAAAATGCCGAAAGGGAAAAAACTTTCACAGATGCGTACCACTGCTGCCGTGAAGAAATCGGCACCGGTTCTAGCAGAGCCGATGCCTGAGGATAAAGATTCCTAG
- a CDS encoding helix-turn-helix domain-containing protein translates to MFTIEASYEALQKALIEARHAAGLTQLEVADRLSKPQSFISKLEQGERRLDVIEFIEVCRALNADPVAVLSKIIGGP, encoded by the coding sequence ATGTTTACAATCGAAGCATCATATGAAGCACTCCAGAAAGCGCTAATTGAAGCGAGGCATGCAGCTGGGCTGACGCAATTGGAGGTCGCTGACAGGCTTTCGAAACCACAGTCGTTTATAAGCAAGTTGGAGCAAGGGGAGCGACGGCTCGATGTTATCGAGTTTATTGAGGTCTGTCGTGCGCTGAACGCAGATCCCGTTGCTGTATTGAGCAAAATAATTGGCGGACCATGA
- the ychF gene encoding redox-regulated ATPase YchF encodes MSLKCGIVGLPNVGKSTLFNALTKAGIPAENYPFCTIEPNVGVVEVPDPRMAQLAEIVKPERMVNAIVEFVDIAGLVAGASQGEGLGNQFLSHIRETDAIVNVVRCFEDENVIHVAGKVSPLDDIEVIQTELALADLGTVEKAIHREQKKARSGDKDAAKLVALMEQLVPHLNEAKPVRSLGLDADQMALIKPLCLITAKPAMYVANVSEDGFSNNPLLDKLSEYAKAQNAPIVAICAAIEAEIADLDDADKSAFLADLGMEEPGLDRLIRAGYKLLGLQTYFTAGVKEVRAWTIHVGDTAPQAAGVIHTDFERGFIRAQTIAYDDYIAYKGETGAKEAGKMRAEGKEYVVKDGDVLNFLFNV; translated from the coding sequence ATGAGTCTCAAATGCGGCATCGTCGGCCTGCCCAACGTGGGCAAGTCCACCCTCTTCAATGCACTGACCAAGGCCGGCATCCCGGCCGAGAACTACCCGTTCTGCACCATCGAACCCAACGTCGGCGTGGTGGAAGTGCCGGACCCGCGCATGGCCCAGCTGGCCGAGATCGTCAAGCCTGAGCGCATGGTCAACGCCATCGTCGAATTCGTCGACATCGCCGGCCTGGTGGCCGGTGCGTCCCAGGGCGAAGGCCTGGGCAACCAGTTCCTGTCCCACATCCGCGAAACCGACGCCATCGTCAACGTGGTGCGCTGCTTCGAAGACGAAAACGTGATCCACGTGGCCGGCAAGGTCAGCCCGCTGGACGATATCGAAGTGATCCAGACCGAGCTGGCGCTGGCCGACCTCGGCACCGTGGAAAAAGCCATCCACCGCGAGCAGAAGAAAGCCCGCTCCGGCGACAAGGATGCCGCCAAGCTGGTGGCCCTGATGGAACAGCTGGTGCCGCACCTGAACGAAGCCAAGCCGGTGCGCTCGCTGGGCCTGGACGCCGACCAGATGGCCCTGATCAAGCCGCTGTGCCTGATCACCGCCAAGCCGGCCATGTATGTGGCCAACGTCTCGGAAGACGGCTTCAGCAACAACCCCCTGCTCGACAAGCTGAGCGAATACGCCAAGGCGCAAAACGCGCCGATCGTTGCCATCTGCGCTGCGATCGAAGCCGAAATCGCCGACCTGGACGACGCCGACAAGAGCGCCTTCCTGGCCGACCTGGGCATGGAAGAGCCAGGCCTGGACCGTCTGATCCGCGCCGGCTACAAGCTGCTCGGCCTGCAAACCTATTTCACCGCCGGCGTGAAAGAAGTGCGCGCCTGGACCATCCACGTGGGCGACACCGCACCGCAGGCGGCCGGTGTGATCCACACCGACTTTGAACGCGGCTTCATCCGCGCCCAGACCATCGCCTATGACGACTACATCGCCTACAAAGGCGAAACCGGCGCCAAGGAAGCGGGCAAGATGCGCGCCGAAGGCAAGGAATACGTGGTCAAGGATGGCGACGTGCTGAACTTCCTGTTCAACGTCTAA
- a CDS encoding DUF2339 domain-containing protein gives MDLLWLIVSIILFRMVWTARKDARAAATLARDLKKDVRALEEQIAVLQKTAQPPQSAPSPASLVLPAMAPTPLAAVTESMPVQDEVEAWERQVRVDSASAATPSTTPAVRTDSAAAAHHSGAAAPVATPLSDEEAFTAADDAAEAAAYDEARAPQQPARPATPPPPPQPPQWLVAAKAWLFGGNLVAKVGLLILFIGVSFLLKYTAARVTVPIEFRLAGIVLADIALLAWAWRIREKRPAISLPAQGTALAMLMLVTFGAFRIYHLIPGGLAFAVLFVLTAFTCLLAVLQNAQWLAIFGIVGGFAAPILASTGGGSHIGLFSYYALLNAGVLAIALLRSWRALNLLGFAFTFAIGTAWGVLRYEPENYLSAQLFLLLFFLYYVGIAIAYAHKQAPRLKHYVDGTLVFGTPMLAASLQFSLVKGMEFGMALSAMALGLFYAVLALALARRRERYGLLVDALLALAIVFGTLAIPFALDGRWTSAAWALEGTGIVWVGLRQRQPLAWGFGLLVQAGAWVSFLGAISGIDTQAALHSNLWLGFLLLAAAAFMMALQFRAQQGEQTPPAFRLLAALFLGGAALWLTGGAWTEIFLRTSGSTMSNLLMASALFTAAALGWIARRMAWSLAGSFALAVQGLAGLTLLMLLASQWPGFPVPSNLFDTPALGGMLLLAGALFSSWSLMRHGGKELAGLSPLCLAWSGLWWLLMVAPILAGWLTTHYALLNNSNPVMSELPWPAYCLLIAISTPAAMRMAHRLAWPDLRWAAAPAWALLFAVTLHMLTLMYAEDRLPAGAPWVAYAALLLMNEWLMRVWQRCGWDLPAPALKALHTVRSAGPWLMIWPVASHWIARWLQGGSMAETERLAQAGWTVNGSWAHFLPAWLMMGVLAWTMRRSRSGGWPVAPLPDWYRYCLIPLGCIWSVLLLAVWNLTQNGAMAPLPYLPLLNPLDLSSAFAMLLAVSCYRLLHERLQPWRDKLLAAGACAAYAWFNLALLRTVANYRDLPYLFDVLFASQFVQAMLSLVWSITALLLMRYAVQHSARKLWLAGAALLGVVVAKLFLVDLSNVGGVERIVSFLGVGALMVGIGYLAPYPSARGNKAETETV, from the coding sequence ATGGACCTGTTATGGTTAATCGTCAGCATCATCCTGTTCCGGATGGTGTGGACAGCGCGCAAGGATGCGCGCGCAGCCGCCACCCTGGCGCGCGATCTGAAAAAGGATGTACGGGCGCTGGAAGAGCAGATTGCCGTCTTGCAGAAAACCGCCCAGCCACCGCAAAGCGCGCCATCGCCGGCCAGCCTGGTACTGCCGGCGATGGCGCCAACGCCACTTGCCGCTGTCACCGAATCGATGCCGGTACAGGACGAGGTCGAGGCCTGGGAGCGGCAAGTGCGGGTGGACAGCGCATCTGCTGCCACTCCGTCCACCACGCCCGCGGTCCGCACCGATAGCGCCGCTGCCGCGCATCACAGCGGTGCCGCGGCGCCAGTTGCGACGCCACTCAGCGACGAGGAAGCCTTTACCGCCGCCGACGACGCCGCGGAGGCGGCCGCCTACGATGAAGCGCGCGCACCGCAGCAGCCAGCCCGGCCGGCCACACCGCCGCCACCGCCCCAGCCGCCGCAATGGCTGGTGGCGGCCAAAGCCTGGCTGTTCGGCGGCAATCTGGTGGCGAAGGTCGGCCTGCTGATCCTGTTCATCGGCGTCAGCTTCCTGCTCAAATACACGGCGGCGCGCGTGACGGTGCCGATCGAATTCCGCCTGGCCGGCATCGTGCTGGCCGATATCGCGCTGCTGGCCTGGGCCTGGCGCATCCGCGAAAAACGGCCCGCCATCAGCCTGCCCGCGCAGGGCACGGCGCTGGCGATGCTGATGCTGGTGACGTTCGGCGCTTTCCGCATCTATCACCTGATACCGGGCGGCCTGGCGTTCGCCGTGCTGTTCGTGCTAACCGCCTTCACCTGCCTGCTGGCCGTGCTGCAGAACGCGCAGTGGCTGGCCATTTTCGGCATCGTCGGCGGCTTTGCCGCGCCCATCCTCGCCTCCACCGGCGGCGGCAGCCATATCGGCCTGTTCTCGTATTACGCGCTGCTCAACGCGGGCGTGCTGGCCATCGCCCTGCTGCGCTCCTGGCGCGCACTTAATCTGCTCGGCTTTGCCTTCACTTTCGCCATCGGCACGGCCTGGGGCGTGCTGCGCTACGAACCGGAGAACTATCTCTCGGCCCAGCTTTTCCTGCTGCTGTTCTTCCTCTACTACGTCGGTATCGCCATCGCTTATGCGCACAAGCAGGCGCCGCGCCTCAAGCATTATGTGGACGGCACCCTGGTCTTCGGCACGCCGATGCTGGCCGCCAGCCTGCAATTCTCGCTGGTGAAAGGCATGGAATTCGGCATGGCGCTGTCGGCCATGGCGCTCGGCTTGTTTTATGCGGTGCTGGCCCTGGCGCTGGCGCGCCGGCGCGAACGCTATGGCTTGCTGGTGGATGCCTTGCTCGCGCTGGCCATCGTCTTCGGCACGCTGGCGATTCCGTTTGCGCTCGATGGACGCTGGACTTCGGCCGCATGGGCGCTGGAAGGCACGGGCATCGTCTGGGTCGGCTTGCGCCAGCGCCAGCCATTAGCCTGGGGTTTTGGCCTGCTGGTGCAGGCGGGAGCCTGGGTCTCCTTCCTGGGCGCCATCAGCGGCATCGATACGCAAGCGGCCCTGCATTCGAATCTGTGGCTGGGCTTCCTGTTGCTGGCGGCGGCCGCCTTCATGATGGCGCTGCAATTCCGCGCGCAACAGGGCGAACAGACGCCGCCCGCCTTCCGCCTGCTGGCCGCCCTCTTCCTCGGCGGTGCGGCCCTGTGGCTGACTGGCGGCGCGTGGACAGAAATCTTCCTGCGCACCAGCGGCAGCACCATGAGCAATCTGCTGATGGCCAGCGCCCTGTTCACCGCCGCTGCCCTGGGCTGGATTGCGCGCCGCATGGCGTGGAGCCTGGCGGGCAGCTTCGCGCTGGCGGTGCAAGGCCTGGCCGGCCTGACCTTGCTGATGCTGCTGGCGAGCCAGTGGCCGGGCTTCCCCGTGCCATCCAATCTGTTCGACACGCCCGCTCTGGGCGGCATGCTGCTCCTGGCCGGAGCGCTGTTCAGCAGCTGGAGCCTGATGCGCCATGGCGGCAAGGAGCTGGCCGGCCTGTCGCCGCTGTGCCTGGCCTGGTCGGGACTGTGGTGGCTGCTGATGGTCGCGCCCATCCTCGCCGGCTGGCTGACCACTCATTACGCTCTACTCAACAACAGCAATCCTGTCATGAGCGAATTGCCATGGCCCGCCTACTGCCTGCTGATCGCCATCAGCACCCCGGCCGCCATGCGCATGGCGCACCGGCTGGCCTGGCCCGATCTGCGCTGGGCCGCGGCGCCGGCCTGGGCGCTGCTGTTCGCCGTCACGCTGCACATGCTGACCCTCATGTATGCCGAAGACAGGCTGCCGGCCGGCGCGCCGTGGGTGGCGTATGCCGCACTGCTGCTGATGAACGAATGGCTGATGCGCGTCTGGCAGCGCTGCGGCTGGGACTTGCCCGCGCCGGCGCTGAAAGCGCTGCATACGGTGCGCAGCGCCGGTCCATGGCTGATGATCTGGCCGGTCGCTTCGCATTGGATCGCGCGCTGGCTGCAAGGCGGCAGCATGGCCGAAACCGAGCGCCTGGCGCAGGCCGGATGGACCGTCAACGGCAGCTGGGCGCACTTCCTGCCCGCCTGGCTGATGATGGGCGTGCTGGCCTGGACCATGCGCCGCAGCCGCAGCGGCGGCTGGCCGGTGGCGCCGCTGCCGGACTGGTATCGGTACTGCCTGATTCCGCTGGGCTGCATCTGGTCGGTCCTGCTGCTGGCCGTCTGGAACCTGACGCAGAACGGCGCCATGGCACCCCTGCCCTACCTACCCCTGCTCAATCCCCTGGACCTGAGCAGCGCCTTCGCCATGCTGCTGGCCGTGAGCTGCTATCGGCTGCTGCACGAGCGCCTGCAACCATGGCGCGACAAGCTGCTGGCGGCGGGCGCCTGCGCCGCCTACGCCTGGTTCAATCTGGCTCTGCTGCGCACGGTCGCCAACTACCGCGACCTGCCCTATCTGTTCGATGTGCTGTTCGCTTCGCAGTTCGTGCAGGCCATGCTGTCGCTGGTATGGAGCATCACCGCCCTGCTGCTGATGCGCTATGCTGTGCAGCACTCGGCGCGCAAGCTGTGGCTCGCCGGCGCGGCCTTGCTGGGCGTGGTGGTGGCCAAGCTGTTCCTGGTCGACCTGTCGAATGTGGGCGGGGTGGAGCGCATCGTGTCCTTCCTCGGTGTCGGCGCGCTGATGGTGGGCATCGGCTACCTGGCGCCTTACCCAAGCGCGCGCGGCAACAAGGCAGAAACGGAGACCGTATGA
- a CDS encoding DUF3999 family protein, with protein sequence MKQHCLSALLTASLALPCAAQPAQDDTPAAYTHLLPLAVSGKQSVVQLRLPQAVYLHARSPDLNDLRVFDASGAPQPFALRQPETESHISHSSLNVRIFPLRGSPADPSQVGLDVSTGSDGRLLSVRMRTEPGERSSRVSALVLDLRQGLVHEPPPLIDALRFTLPTGRQSYTGQVWLEASDDLKTWEAVGTAELSWLVNSDTETLSNDRLEFTARPLRYARLTWRSGEPVEFAHISAESPSRHDAPPPVEQLLIQPTAGKLPQDLAYATPPAIVAQKLGLQFGEASVVMPAALGAYRELVPRQVGQSSRFLFEPQINATFYRIVQDGKTRASGDITVPPLRTSQWVLRPQTPSALKPVLRLSWEPATLIFFAGGKAPYTLAFGSATATAAARDVAQVAPGFSATELRALEQASAGALRQQSGIAQRGSDASATSVSAQRRLLVLWGALLLGVAAVAYIVWKLIRQARHGGA encoded by the coding sequence ATGAAGCAGCACTGCTTGAGCGCCCTGCTGACGGCCAGCCTGGCCCTGCCCTGCGCGGCGCAACCAGCGCAGGACGACACGCCCGCCGCCTACACCCATCTGCTGCCGCTCGCGGTGAGCGGCAAGCAAAGCGTGGTGCAACTGCGCCTACCGCAAGCCGTGTACCTGCATGCGCGTTCGCCGGACCTGAACGATCTGCGCGTGTTCGACGCCAGCGGCGCGCCGCAGCCCTTCGCGCTGCGCCAGCCGGAAACGGAAAGCCATATCAGCCATAGCAGCCTGAATGTGCGCATCTTCCCGCTGCGCGGCAGTCCGGCCGATCCCAGCCAGGTGGGACTGGACGTCAGCACAGGCAGCGATGGCCGCCTGCTCTCGGTACGTATGCGCACGGAGCCGGGCGAACGCTCCAGCCGCGTATCGGCCCTGGTGCTCGACCTGCGCCAAGGCCTGGTGCATGAACCGCCGCCGCTGATCGATGCGCTGCGCTTTACCCTACCCACGGGCCGCCAGAGCTATACCGGGCAAGTCTGGCTGGAGGCCAGCGACGATCTGAAAACCTGGGAAGCGGTCGGCACGGCGGAACTGAGCTGGCTGGTCAACAGCGATACCGAAACCCTGTCCAACGACCGGCTCGAATTCACGGCGCGTCCGCTGCGCTATGCGCGTCTGACCTGGCGCAGCGGCGAGCCGGTGGAATTCGCCCATATCAGTGCGGAGTCGCCCAGCCGGCACGATGCGCCGCCGCCGGTCGAGCAGTTGCTGATCCAGCCCACGGCCGGCAAGCTGCCGCAGGACCTGGCCTACGCCACTCCGCCCGCCATCGTGGCGCAAAAACTCGGTTTGCAGTTCGGCGAAGCCAGCGTGGTCATGCCGGCGGCGCTGGGCGCCTACCGCGAACTGGTGCCGCGCCAGGTCGGCCAGTCCTCGCGCTTCCTGTTCGAGCCGCAAATCAACGCCACGTTCTATCGCATCGTGCAGGATGGGAAAACGCGCGCCTCGGGCGATATCACGGTGCCGCCGCTGCGCACCAGTCAATGGGTGCTGCGACCGCAAACGCCCAGCGCGCTCAAGCCTGTGCTGCGCCTGAGCTGGGAGCCGGCCACCCTGATCTTCTTCGCTGGCGGGAAGGCGCCTTACACGCTGGCTTTCGGCAGCGCGACCGCAACGGCGGCCGCGCGCGATGTGGCCCAAGTGGCGCCAGGCTTCTCCGCCACCGAATTGCGCGCGCTGGAACAGGCCAGCGCCGGGGCGCTGCGGCAGCAGAGCGGCATAGCGCAGCGCGGCAGCGATGCCAGCGCCACCAGCGTTTCGGCGCAGCGCCGGCTGCTGGTGCTGTGGGGCGCTTTGCTGCTGGGGGTGGCCGCCGTCGCCTACATTGTCTGGAAACTGATCCGGCAGGCGCGCCACGGCGGTGCGTGA